GAAGCAAAGAACATAGCTGACGAAGATGTGGAGACAAACAAAAAGCTCGGGAAGCATGGAGCAAAGCTGCTGGAAGACGGGGACACTGTGATGACACACTGCAATGCCGGAAGGCTGGCATGTGTAGATTGGGGTACCGCACTTGGGGTGATCCGTTCTGCGGTTGAAGCAGGCAAGGATATCAATGTCATTGCCTGTGAAACAAGACCCCTGAACCAGGGTGGCAGGATCACTACCTGGGAGCTTATGCAGGACAATATAGATGTGAGACTTATAAGTGATTCAATGTCAGGGCACGTCATGAGCAAGGGAATGGTTGATAAGGTCATAGTGGGTGCCGACAGGATCACAGGAGATGCGGTATTCAACAAGATAGGAACCTATACTCACTCGGTGCTCGCAAAAGAGCATGAGATCCCATTTTATGTGGCAGCCCCGATATCAACCTTCGATCCCGACAACTGGGAAGATACTGTTACCATCGAGCAGAGGGATGCAGATGAGCTACGCTTCTTTAAGGATGTGCAGATCGCCCCTGCGGACGTGAAAGTGTACAATCCGGCATTCGATGCCACACCCATGGAGAATGTGACCGCTGTTATCACAGAGAAAGGAGTATTTCATCCACCCTTCCTGCTTGACGAGGTCATTGTGTGAAGGCACAATCTTTTAAACGATTAAGTACATGAAGGGCAACAAATAATTAAGAAAACACCGATATATTAGTGATAATAAACTATACGGAGATAACATGGCAAAAAAGAAATCAGGCGGCAGCGGACTTATGTCATCCGCAGGTCTTATGCGTTATTATGAGGCCGACAAAAGAGCAATACACGTTGATCCGAAGACCGTTATCGTTTCAGGCATAGTGATAGGCCTGTCAATACTCGTATTGAGTTCTTACTTTGGAATGTGGCCTCTTCCCTGAGAGTCCATTTCATATCTTTTCTGATACTTCGCACCTTGATTTAGTATATAAATTGTAAAACGTGGAAGTTTATTGCCCACGTATTTCTTTAATCTTAGAAGATATCTTTCTGGACAGAACAGTCTTAGGAGCAGTATCGTCTATAAGAACCCTGCCACTGGATTCCCACCAGGATTTTGGGTAGGCTTTATCGGCTTCTATTTCCGGGTTGAGTCCCAGTTTTTCAGCCGCAAGATTAATTTCCTTGACTGTCGGCTCTTTAATGGATGTCTTTCGTGAGATTATGCGCCCCTTGCTTCTTGACTTGTTTCTGTCAATATATGCAGGCCAGATAACGAGTTTTCCCTTTTCCTTCATCAACATGGAGCATAGATTGGAATTCATTCAATTTAAATTTGCTTGGGAAAATCAGTTTAGATCCGGGAACGATAAATCTTAAGTATATAAAGTACTGCTTTAGACCCATGATAGATACTCCAAGAGAGATTGAAGTCGAAAAAGCAGTAGAGAATTTCATAAAAGATGCCGGGAGGGACTTCAGAGTGTGTACAACCTGCGGAGGACCTGTTATTTACCCTATTGAGTACAGCACTCCGAAGGACACGGATCTCATAATTGAGATAGGAGGCAATACGCTATATGTATCAAAGGTCCAGGCAAGATATCTGAGAAAGATAGAAATGAGGATGCTTGAAAGATACCTGATGTATCTTGAGAGAAAATCTAATAATCCTCATCCAGGGACTCATTGATCCTGCGCAGGACATCAGCGATCAGCAACTGGACCTCGGTGGCATGTTCCTCGGGAATCTCACTGCCTTCGGTGTCCATTAATTGTTTAATATCCTTGACCATTTTGTGAATGAGATTCAACATTTCTTCCTGTGTTATCAGCCCGGCATAGTAGGCGTAGAAGAATGTTGTTCCGCTGCGCTGAACTTTTTTCTTGAAGGATGCACGTGCGTTGGAAACCTCCTGCCGGGTATAGGTCTCGTCCATGAAGGGTACGAGTTCCGGAAGTTTTTCACCTATCCATGTCATTTCAGACTGGTTGGACAGGTTCTTGAAGTCCGCACATAATCTTGCGGTCACCCATTCACGCCCAGTAAGATGAGTTGTTTGTTTTAGAAAGCGGGTGACGTCAGAATAACTCTTGTTGTCCATCTTTTTGAATTTGCGATATTTGTTCATACTAAGCTTCCATATTGATGTCTTTAGTTGGTATTGCAGCCACTATACTACACAATAGAAGCAAATCCAAATATTTAATAATAGCGCAGCATTATCCTAAAGCGATGAAGATACTGATCCCTACAGATGGTTCGGCCTATGCCGAAAATGCTGCCCGGGTCGCAGCCAGGATCGCAAGAAAACACGACTATCATCTGATATTACTTCATGTAGTGGATGACAAAGGATTTACCAGAAAGACATGGCGCAAGGAGGGTGCTGAAAGCGTTCTTCAGGAACTCAGGGAAATCCTGCTTGAAGTGGGATGTGAGGAAGAGCGCATAGAGACAAAGACCGTTGACGGCAGCGCTCCCGAGAAAATAGTTGAGGTCGCAAAAGAACTCAATGTAGACAGGATCGTAATGGGAACGCAGGGAAAGAACGGAATTAAGAAACTGGTTGGTACGGTTACCGAAAAGGTCCTGCAGAGCTCTGAGGTGCTAGTGCTCGTGGTACCCCCAAGTTATAAACTACCCTGAAGAGTGCTTCATCTACTATACAGAACAGCATCTGACAGCGTTGCCCTGCCTTTTGCAACGTCCTCCATGGAAAACACTTCCATGTTGAAGATGCCTTTGTAACCCTTTATCTCTTTTAGCACATCATAATCGATGATTCCATCACCCGGTGCCATATGTTCGTCACCATCATAGTTTTCAGACCAGACACCCATATTGTCGTGCACATGCACATGTACTATGTAAGGAGCAAGTTTGCGGGCAAATTCACGCAGTTTTAACATGTCTCCTCCACAGGTCAGGTTGGCATGTCCGATATCAAGCGTTGCACCCAGATTATCGGAATTCACTTCTTCTATGGCCTTTATCTGCTCCCCTACTTCAGTACACAGATTTCCGGGATCTGTGCCTTCCTTATTTTCAAGACCCAGCATCACACCATAATCTGATGCCTTCTTTGCGAGTGATCTTAGGTTTTCGATCATTCCGGAAAAAGCCCTTTCATAGTTACCATTGATCCTGCCCGGATGCAGTACAACAGCTCCTGAGCCCAGACGTCCTGCAAGTTCTATGGATTCTTCCATGAGCCTGAAACTCCTCTTATCCATATCCGCAGAATCAACCACAACATCCTTCGGGTAGGTAGGCACATCTGCAAAATAGGGAGCATGGATCGAAGTGTGCAGATCCAGTGTGGACAGCTCATCAAGTATATTCTCCAGCAGGTCTTTCTGAAGTACCGAGTTCCTGTAAACACCAAGTTTTGGCATGTAAAGTTCTACTGACTGCACTTCGGATGCGATCTCCGGCAGACTTCCGGCAAAGGATGAGGCACCTAATATCATATACAAAAGTGAAACCAGTGCAATATAATATACTTTTGGTTTAGCCTCACCAAAATCTTTATCTGAACTAAAGCTTTCAAGCAATAAATGAAGCTTTACGTACCTCATGTGGGACATATGGAAGGGCTGGAGGATCTCCTGTCAGGGTCCCAGGACATTTATGCAGTATATATGGCCGGAACCCCTGATTATGTGGGAACCGGAAGGACGAACCTGAGCGCACCCGGGTTGGAGGAGATACAGGAGCAGACAGAATTTGCCCATGAGAAGGGCGTGAAAATGGAAATCGTGCTCAACAGCTCATGTATGGGCGGACAGCATCTGACACCCCAGGGATTCAATAAGGTCAAATGGTACTTTGACAGGCTCAATGATATCGGTATTGATTCCATAACAGTTGCCGAACCCTATTTTGTGGAAATGCTTGCAAAGGACTACGATATGGAAATTGTGGTATCGGTTCTCTCCTTTGTTGATTCACCCCAGAAGGCTGAATTCTATGAGGGTATGGGTGCCGATACGATCGTTGTGGACCCGGCGGTCAACAGGGACTTCTCAAAACTTGAGGCTATCAGAGAATCAGTATCATGTAATCTGAAACTGCTGGTCAACGAAGGTTGTCTGTACCAGTGTCCCTTCAGATATGCACATTTCAATTTCTTCTCCCATGCCAACGGACCCGGACCGAAACTGAACGTGCTTGACGATTACTATTATTATAAGTGCCTGTCACTCAGGATAAACGATCCCCAGCAATTGGTAAAATCACCCTGGATACGTCCCGAGGATATCAAAGAATACAAACATATCACAGACACATTCAAAATAGGCGGAAGGACCCATTTTCCAAACTGGATACTGAACAACGTCCAAGCATATATCCAGGAAAGTTATGATGGGAATCTGATGGACCTTCTTGACTGTCCTAAGGATATCAGAGATCTGTTCTACATACCTAACAAAGAGCTAGGAAATGCTCTCGAGCAATGGAAACGATGCGATAAGAACTGCTCTAAGTGCGGATACTGCAAAAGACTGATCGAGAAGATCGTACAGGTTTACTCAACGGACGGTACTGAGCAAACACTTCAGCCCCTGAAAAGTACAGGTGGAACAACATGAACCTAATAGAAAAAATCTCAAAGAACCGGAGTGTACTTGAAAACAGATTACGTGAACTGCTTGCAAAACCAGTCTTTCTCATAGAAGCAGATGCCTTTGCCCTTCCGTGCGGATGCCATGGAATGACGATAAACACCCGCGGACTGCAGGTTGACGACCTGGAGATCTTCGAAGAGCACATCACAAAATACTTTAAAGAAACATCCCTTGAACTGGAAGTCGAGCCATCATTCCTTTTTGCAAGGCTCATACCGGGCACTCCCGAACTGGCATCACTCAATTCACGTGTACTCTGCGACAGATGCTACATGGATTTTGCCAGGGGAAGCGGGAAGAAGCCCAGGCCGGACATATATATACTTAACCTTGTCCGCAGGGAATAATTTCTTCATTTTTCCGAAATAAAAATAATTGGATAAATATATTTATTTTTGCTTGCCCGATCTTATTAACTCACTTATAAATACCGTTTTTTAGCTGCATTCATTCGAAAGGTTTAATAAGTATTTAATATAATGCAAACCACCTGACGTTAGTCTACGCCATATCAATTATGATAAAAAACATCTAATTGAAAAGAAGTTATTATGATTTTGGCACGATTTACGCATAAATTAACAAAAAAAGGAGGAAATGTGAATGGAACCGCTCACAGGCATGGGCGTAATGGCACTGATCGGAGCAGCTGCAACTATTGCAGGCGCTTCTGAAGACCTCGAATCAGACGTAGGTTCTCAGAGTAACCCGAACTCACAGGTGCAATTAGCGCCCCAGATGATGTATCCACACAGGATATTCAATAAAGCCGTATCTGGCGAACCACCCTCAAATGCACTTATGTGTGCTATCGGTGGTACAACTGCTTCTGTTCTGATGAGCACCGGTGCATCTGTTGTTCTTGCATTAACAATTGGAGCTATTCTCGCAGCAGCAGTACACGGTACTTACTCAGTCTCATCTCATTTTGGCAGATCGGCAAGTCAGAAACGTTTCAAACAACCAATTTATCTAGATATTATAAGATCACACACTCCAGTTATAATGGGATATGCCTTTATCACAACGTTCAGTATACTTGTGGTATCATACCTCATGATAGCTGTTCTCGGACACCCGTTCCCACTGCCACTGTTGGCATTCATTTGGGGAATCACAGTTGGTGCAATAGGATCATCAACCGGTGATGTACACTATGGTGCAGAACGTGAATTCCAGAATGTAGAATTCGGATCCGGACTCAACGCTGCAAACTCAGGTAACATCGTGAGGAAAGGAGAATCCGGACTCAGGAACGGTATTGATAACTCATGGTTCTGTGCCAAGTTCGGAGGACCGGTTACAGGAATTGCCTTCGGTATGACGGTATTCCTTAGCGGATGGACCACCGTATTGTTTGATGAAACAAGAGGTGACGCATTCGGCTGGGCATCGGTCATTGCAGGAGCAATTATCGTGCTTATACTGATACTCTGGAACAGGAACATTGAGGTAGCTGCCCGCAAGGCATATGGACCTTATAAAGAAGATGAAGAAGCAGAGGTGGCAGCTTGATCGATATAGTTGGAATCTTAACAGCTAACTTTTTGAATATAATTCTTATAACGCTTGGCGGAGTACTTATTTCCTGGAGCGTTCACTTCGTCCCCGTCGGCGGTGCTCCCGCAGCTATGGCACAGGCAACCGGTATCGGAACCGGTACTGTACAGCTTGCAGCCGGTGCAGGTCTCACAGGACTTGTTACCGCCGGTGCAATGATGAATGTCACTGACAACCTTGCTCTCGTTCTTGCAGCAGGTGCTGTAGGTGCCATGATAATGATAGCCGTTACAATGATCGTAGGACAGTGGGTATACGTCTACGGTGTCGGTTGTCCACCTGCATCTGCAAAGGTCAAATACGACCCGATCACAAAAGACAGACAGGACCTCTATGTATCCCAGGGTACAGAAGGACACGCATTGCCAACAGTATCCTATGTAAGTGGTGTCATTGGTGGTGCACTCGGAGGACTTGGAGGAGCTTTGATATATGACTCACTTCTCACCATTGAGAACGGGCTCGCTGCTAGCGATCTTGTAGGAATTGCAAGCATCTTCGCAGTAGGTATTTTCTTTGTGAATGCTGTAATCCCATCATACAACATCGGCGGAACCATCGAAGGTTTCCATGACCCCAAGTTCAAGAAGTTCCCTAAAGCTGTAATTGCATCCCTTGTTGCAACATTCTTTGCTGCGATAATGGGAGTACTCGCAATAGGAGGTCTGTAATATGTCAGCAGGAGGAGCTGGTGGAGAAGCCCATGGCGGAATCCCCCAGAACAACATAATTGCCTTTGGCGCAGTTGGCGGACTTGTTTTAATATACGCAGCCTATTTCCTTGACAGCATGATACCAGGAGGATACATGTCCTTCCTCGGCGGCCTTGGTGCCATCTGTGGTATCGTATGGGGCGCCGCAGCGGTCAGAAGGGTTGCAAGCTACGGTCTTGGTACCGGTGTACCTTCTATTGGTATGCTGGCACTTGGAACTGGTGTTGTAGCAGCTACCTTCGGACTTGCAGTCGGTGGCATAGCAGGACCTGTTGTTGCAGTAATAGCTGCAGCCGTCATCGGATTGATCATTGGTGTCCTGGCAAACAAGGTACTCAATATGGGCATACCTATCATGGAACAGTCCATGACAGAGATAGCAACAGCCGGTACCATCACAATCATTGGTCTTAGCACTGCCATGGTTGGCACATTCATGTTCGATGAAGTTTTGACCGGTGTAATCGCAACCGGATACATAGCAGTGATCTTCATTGCCGGTGGTCTTGGAATTCTGCACCCGTTCAATGCAAACCTTGGTCCTGACGAGAAACAGGATCGTACACTTGCAACTGCCTTTGAGAAAGGTGCTATTGCAATGGTCGTTGCAGGAGTAGTAGCAAGTGTCAATGATGGAGCATCAGCAACCCTTACAATCCTTGTCGGATTGATCATATGGTATGTTGCTTTCTCAGAATTCTACAAGCGTGTAAAGAGAGATGCATTCAAGGTAACAGGTTCAGGGCTCTTACCTTCTAAGGAGGAATTGGAATGAGCATGGTTCACGTAGCCCCGGAAGCACATCTCGTGCTGGATCCCCTTACTTCTTTCCTCGCAGAGGAGAGAGAAGACGTAATATCCTATTCAATGGATCCTATTATGGCACAGCTTGACGAACTTGACTTGATAGCAGACGATCTTATAAACTCCCTTTCACCCGACATGCAATTAAAGAGCTCATTCCCGGGACGTGAGACCACAGCACTTAGTGCAGGTTTCTACGGAAATGCGTTCTACGGAATAATTGTGGGTCTTGGAGTTGCAGGATTGCTGCTTCTTGTTATGGGCGCATTAGGAGTGATGTAAAATGGCAACAAAAAGAGATGCTGCCCCGGGCTGGCCAATACTCAAAGGTGAGTATGATGTCGGAAATATCCAGGACAGTGTAGCTGTTATTACGTGTGGTTCACACCTTCCTGCCGGTCCTCAACTTGAAGCCGGCGCGGCAATCACAGGTCCATGTAAGACAGAGAACCTGGGTGCCGAGAAAGTAGTTGCACACATCATAGCTAACCCGAACATCAGATACTTTATAGTTACCGGAGCGGAGGTTAAAGGTCACATTACCGGACAGGCATTCGTTGCCCTTCACCAGAACGGTGTAAAGGACAACAGGATCGTCGGTGCAACCGGTGCGATCCCCTACATTGAAAACCTCAACGAGGAAGCTATCAAGAGATTCCAGGAACAGGTCGAAATAGTTGATTTCATCGGCACTGAAGATATGGATGCCATCGTTGCCAAGATCAAGGAATATGCATCCAAGGATGCTGATGCCTTTGATGCTGACCCGATGGTCATTGAAGTTGGTGAAGGAGGCGCTGAAGAAGAAGAAGTCGGCGGACTCAAGCCAATGGCAGCAGAACTGGCAACCGTCAGGAGCAGGATCCTGGAAATCGAAAAGGAAATGATGAGTATCGGTAACCTGAACAAGTTCCACTCAGGAGTACATGCAGGCAAGGTTGAAGGAATAATGATCGGACTTGCCATTACCCTTACACTGCTTGGAATGTTGTTGTTCGGAGGTAACTAACATGGCAGAAGAAGAATATGGAAAGGGAGTCCCGATGGTAATCGAGCCAAATATGGGACCCATCGAAGCCGTGGTTGAAGACATCCGTTACAGGGCTCAACTTATCGCAAGGAACCAGAAACTTGATTCAGGAGTATCTGCAGCCGGCGTAAGCGGTTTTATTGCAGGATTTGTCTTCGTCATAGTGATGGTAATCATACTCCCGATGTTCATCTGGAGCGTGATCTAAAATGAGTGAAGCAAGCGACAAGATACCAAGCGTAGTCGTAGACCCTGCAGATTTCAATGAGGTACTTGAGAAACTCAACAATATTGATGAGAAGATCGAGTTCGTAAACAGTGAAGTTGCTCAGCGCATTGGTAAAAAGGTAGGAAGAGACATAGGAATTTTATACGGAGCAGTAGCCGGGATCATTATGTTCCTGTTATACCTTCTGTTCCTCGCACCTATGCTCAACATCTAAAAAGAGGTATTCATATGTTCAGATTTGATAAGAAACAAGAAGTATTCGAGGTAGGCGGGGTCAAATTTGGTGGCCAGCCAGGACAATATCCGACAGTACTTATAGGAACGATGTTCTACAACAGGCACAAGATCGTGACTGATGAAGACAAGGGTGTCTTCGATGTAGAGGCCGCAAACAATCTCTGGCAGGGAATGGTTGACATGGGAGAAGTTACAGGAAACCCAATCGTAAACCAGATCGTCGGAGAGACACCGGAAGCTATCAAGAAGTATATTGACTGGTTCATTGAAGTAGATGATAAGACACCATTCCTTATCGACTCTTCAGCCGGTGATGTTCGTGCAGCTGCAGCAGAGTACGTAACAGAGATAGGTGTTGCTGACAGAGCTATCTACAACTCAATCAACGCCAGTGTTCACGCAGACGAAATACAGGCTATTGCAGACAGTGACATAGACAGTTCAATCGTCCTCGCGTTCAACGCAACAGACCCAAGCGTAAAAGGTAAGCTCGAGATCCTTGAGACCGGTGGTACCGGACAGGAGAAGGGTATGCTTGAGATCGCAAAGGAATGTGGCATCACAAAGCCACTTGTCGATGTAGCAGCAACCCCACTCGGAGCAGGTTCCGGTGCGTCCATGAGATCAGTTATTGCCATCAAAGGACACTTCGGACTGCCTGTTGGCGGTGGATACCACAACATGGCATCTGCATGGGACTGGATGAAGACATACAAGAAGCAGTTCGAGACAAAAGAGCAGAGACAGGCAATCTACATGCCAACCGATATCGGCACAAACCTTGTGTCACAGATAATCGGATCGAACTTCCAGCTCTTCGGTCCTATCGAGAACACCGACAAAGTGTTCCCTGCAACTGCAATGGTTGACATTATGCTTGCAGAGACTGCAAAGGAACTCGGCCTTGAAATAATGGACGAGGACCACCCGATCAACAAGCTGGTTTAAGCAAACCAGCCTCTTTTTTCTTTTTTAGAATTAGTATATTATCAGCAAGCACGCGAAGCTATGCAAAACTGTTTTTTTACAATTTAATATAAAAAAAGATCGGAACCGGAATTTACGGATTTAGTGTTTTCTCAGGTTCCTGGGATGGCCTACCCCTACGATCATCAGTTTTGTTTCCAGGGGATCATGTTTCCAGTCCTCAGGAGAGAATGTTTTCATATTTACTTTAATCTCAAGGACTTCCTTGCTTACCCCGCAATCACCCATGTATTCAAGGATCAGCTTTTTTCCGAGCTCTTTTGAATAGGCCACCGCTTCATTATATGTTTCGAACTCTTCCCTTCCGGTAGGAGTAAAGTTAAGGTAGCCTTCATCGGGATCTGCAATAGAGATCGGCCGGATAAAGAACTCCAGCCTCTTGATCCCCTTCCCAAAAAGCGCACCGGCAGCATTTCCCACTTCAGCATGGTCAGGAACAAGGATTTCAGCATCAATCACCCTGCCCAGCTCTTCACTGAGAGCTCCCACCGGCCCTCCAAGCAGGACAACAGGGACATCCATTTTAAATCTTGCAGGAAACTGACCATCAACTATCCTCTCGATACCTGATCTGTCCACGTCCTGCAGGATAAATGACATGAGATTAGAGGCCATGTTCTTTGCAACCATGTTCTTGACCCTGGAACAGAATTCGATCTTCTCCATCTTGTTCAGGCTGGCAAGCTTTCCGGCTCCAACAGCCGAGGCATCGGCATCCCACCGGTAATAATCTCCGAGAACATGCAAAGCATCCGTGGGTGTAAAGCCAACAGGCTGGATCAGTCTTTTATGAATAAGGGAGTCAAGAACGATAGTTGAGGGATATCTTGTTGAAACCGCTGCAATCTCATTAAGTGACACAGGCTCGTCACCGATAGCCTCAAAAACTGCCGCCTCGAACCTGTTCATATCCGTTGACTCAAAGCCGGACCTCATGAAGAATTTGGTCGGCTGTATATTGCTGTCAAGAACACTTCTTCGGGGAGTGATATTTTTCTTCAATTTATCAAGAAAATCCGGATACCTGGCAGAAGCCACACAGAGCGGGATAACTCTTCTGGGACCGATGAATATTTTCCT
The window above is part of the Methanolobus zinderi genome. Proteins encoded here:
- a CDS encoding S-methyl-5-thioribose-1-phosphate isomerase, which gives rise to MRTIDWNDESNSIVMIDQTLLPVEYRVIECKTLASLCEAIRSLRVRGAPALGAAGAFGIALAAELSSADDMDGLTRDLKVAAKTIKATRPTAVNLAWGVDRTINAISDAYDVDGIKDIVLAEAKNIADEDVETNKKLGKHGAKLLEDGDTVMTHCNAGRLACVDWGTALGVIRSAVEAGKDINVIACETRPLNQGGRITTWELMQDNIDVRLISDSMSGHVMSKGMVDKVIVGADRITGDAVFNKIGTYTHSVLAKEHEIPFYVAAPISTFDPDNWEDTVTIEQRDADELRFFKDVQIAPADVKVYNPAFDATPMENVTAVITEKGVFHPPFLLDEVIV
- a CDS encoding preprotein translocase subunit Sec61beta: MAKKKSGGSGLMSSAGLMRYYEADKRAIHVDPKTVIVSGIVIGLSILVLSSYFGMWPLP
- a CDS encoding signal recognition particle protein Srp19, translating into MKEKGKLVIWPAYIDRNKSRSKGRIISRKTSIKEPTVKEINLAAEKLGLNPEIEADKAYPKSWWESSGRVLIDDTAPKTVLSRKISSKIKEIRGQ
- a CDS encoding DUF5806 family protein — protein: MNKYRKFKKMDNKSYSDVTRFLKQTTHLTGREWVTARLCADFKNLSNQSEMTWIGEKLPELVPFMDETYTRQEVSNARASFKKKVQRSGTTFFYAYYAGLITQEEMLNLIHKMVKDIKQLMDTEGSEIPEEHATEVQLLIADVLRRINESLDEDY
- a CDS encoding universal stress protein, which encodes MKILIPTDGSAYAENAARVAARIARKHDYHLILLHVVDDKGFTRKTWRKEGAESVLQELREILLEVGCEEERIETKTVDGSAPEKIVEVAKELNVDRIVMGTQGKNGIKKLVGTVTEKVLQSSEVLVLVVPPSYKLP
- a CDS encoding sugar phosphate isomerase/epimerase family protein yields the protein MILGASSFAGSLPEIASEVQSVELYMPKLGVYRNSVLQKDLLENILDELSTLDLHTSIHAPYFADVPTYPKDVVVDSADMDKRSFRLMEESIELAGRLGSGAVVLHPGRINGNYERAFSGMIENLRSLAKKASDYGVMLGLENKEGTDPGNLCTEVGEQIKAIEEVNSDNLGATLDIGHANLTCGGDMLKLREFARKLAPYIVHVHVHDNMGVWSENYDGDEHMAPGDGIIDYDVLKEIKGYKGIFNMEVFSMEDVAKGRATLSDAVLYSR
- a CDS encoding peptidase U32 family protein, producing MKLYVPHVGHMEGLEDLLSGSQDIYAVYMAGTPDYVGTGRTNLSAPGLEEIQEQTEFAHEKGVKMEIVLNSSCMGGQHLTPQGFNKVKWYFDRLNDIGIDSITVAEPYFVEMLAKDYDMEIVVSVLSFVDSPQKAEFYEGMGADTIVVDPAVNRDFSKLEAIRESVSCNLKLLVNEGCLYQCPFRYAHFNFFSHANGPGPKLNVLDDYYYYKCLSLRINDPQQLVKSPWIRPEDIKEYKHITDTFKIGGRTHFPNWILNNVQAYIQESYDGNLMDLLDCPKDIRDLFYIPNKELGNALEQWKRCDKNCSKCGYCKRLIEKIVQVYSTDGTEQTLQPLKSTGGTT
- a CDS encoding DUF5402 family protein produces the protein MNLIEKISKNRSVLENRLRELLAKPVFLIEADAFALPCGCHGMTINTRGLQVDDLEIFEEHITKYFKETSLELEVEPSFLFARLIPGTPELASLNSRVLCDRCYMDFARGSGKKPRPDIYILNLVRRE
- the mtrE gene encoding tetrahydromethanopterin S-methyltransferase subunit E, which codes for MEPLTGMGVMALIGAAATIAGASEDLESDVGSQSNPNSQVQLAPQMMYPHRIFNKAVSGEPPSNALMCAIGGTTASVLMSTGASVVLALTIGAILAAAVHGTYSVSSHFGRSASQKRFKQPIYLDIIRSHTPVIMGYAFITTFSILVVSYLMIAVLGHPFPLPLLAFIWGITVGAIGSSTGDVHYGAEREFQNVEFGSGLNAANSGNIVRKGESGLRNGIDNSWFCAKFGGPVTGIAFGMTVFLSGWTTVLFDETRGDAFGWASVIAGAIIVLILILWNRNIEVAARKAYGPYKEDEEAEVAA
- the mtrD gene encoding tetrahydromethanopterin S-methyltransferase subunit D translates to MVGILTANFLNIILITLGGVLISWSVHFVPVGGAPAAMAQATGIGTGTVQLAAGAGLTGLVTAGAMMNVTDNLALVLAAGAVGAMIMIAVTMIVGQWVYVYGVGCPPASAKVKYDPITKDRQDLYVSQGTEGHALPTVSYVSGVIGGALGGLGGALIYDSLLTIENGLAASDLVGIASIFAVGIFFVNAVIPSYNIGGTIEGFHDPKFKKFPKAVIASLVATFFAAIMGVLAIGGL
- the mtrC gene encoding tetrahydromethanopterin S-methyltransferase subunit MtrC, translated to MSAGGAGGEAHGGIPQNNIIAFGAVGGLVLIYAAYFLDSMIPGGYMSFLGGLGAICGIVWGAAAVRRVASYGLGTGVPSIGMLALGTGVVAATFGLAVGGIAGPVVAVIAAAVIGLIIGVLANKVLNMGIPIMEQSMTEIATAGTITIIGLSTAMVGTFMFDEVLTGVIATGYIAVIFIAGGLGILHPFNANLGPDEKQDRTLATAFEKGAIAMVVAGVVASVNDGASATLTILVGLIIWYVAFSEFYKRVKRDAFKVTGSGLLPSKEELE
- a CDS encoding tetrahydromethanopterin S-methyltransferase subunit B, whose product is MSMVHVAPEAHLVLDPLTSFLAEEREDVISYSMDPIMAQLDELDLIADDLINSLSPDMQLKSSFPGRETTALSAGFYGNAFYGIIVGLGVAGLLLLVMGALGVM
- the mtrA gene encoding tetrahydromethanopterin S-methyltransferase subunit A, with the translated sequence MATKRDAAPGWPILKGEYDVGNIQDSVAVITCGSHLPAGPQLEAGAAITGPCKTENLGAEKVVAHIIANPNIRYFIVTGAEVKGHITGQAFVALHQNGVKDNRIVGATGAIPYIENLNEEAIKRFQEQVEIVDFIGTEDMDAIVAKIKEYASKDADAFDADPMVIEVGEGGAEEEEVGGLKPMAAELATVRSRILEIEKEMMSIGNLNKFHSGVHAGKVEGIMIGLAITLTLLGMLLFGGN
- a CDS encoding tetrahydromethanopterin S-methyltransferase subunit F, coding for MAEEEYGKGVPMVIEPNMGPIEAVVEDIRYRAQLIARNQKLDSGVSAAGVSGFIAGFVFVIVMVIILPMFIWSVI
- the mtrG gene encoding tetrahydromethanopterin S-methyltransferase subunit MtrG, producing MSEASDKIPSVVVDPADFNEVLEKLNNIDEKIEFVNSEVAQRIGKKVGRDIGILYGAVAGIIMFLLYLLFLAPMLNI
- the mtrH gene encoding tetrahydromethanopterin S-methyltransferase subunit H — translated: MFRFDKKQEVFEVGGVKFGGQPGQYPTVLIGTMFYNRHKIVTDEDKGVFDVEAANNLWQGMVDMGEVTGNPIVNQIVGETPEAIKKYIDWFIEVDDKTPFLIDSSAGDVRAAAAEYVTEIGVADRAIYNSINASVHADEIQAIADSDIDSSIVLAFNATDPSVKGKLEILETGGTGQEKGMLEIAKECGITKPLVDVAATPLGAGSGASMRSVIAIKGHFGLPVGGGYHNMASAWDWMKTYKKQFETKEQRQAIYMPTDIGTNLVSQIIGSNFQLFGPIENTDKVFPATAMVDIMLAETAKELGLEIMDEDHPINKLV